Below is a genomic region from Corallococcus caeni.
AGGATGCCCTGCCCCATCTCCCCGTCTCCGGCGAACGTCGCGTCCGCGAACGTGGAGCCGATGGGCGGGAACGCGATGCGCTGGTGCCACGCCACCACCTTGCCGTTCGCGTCCAGGCCCGCCTCCAGCCGCTGCGCGCTCGTGGAGTGGTAGTAGTCGTGGCGCACGTCATCCTCACGCGTCCACTGCAGGCGCACCGGCGCGCCCACCGCCTTCGCGACGAGCGCCGCCTCCACCACGTAGTCCGGCTTCGACTTGCGGCCGAACCCGCCGCCCAGCAGCGTCACGTGCACCGTCACCTTCGACGGGTCCAGGCCCAGCGCCTTCGCCACCTCGCTGCGCGCGGCCTGCGGGTTCTGCGTCGTGGCCCACACCTCGCAGGTGCCGTTCTCCACCTTCGCCACCGCCGCTGGCGGCTCCATGGGCGCGTGCGCCAGGTGCGGCGTGTTGTACGTGGCCTGCACCCGCTTCGCCGCCTTCGCCAGCGCGCCCTCCGCGTCGCCGACGTTGCGCACCACCTTGCCCGGCTTGCCAATCACCTCCAGCAGCTGCTCGCGGTACGCCGCCGAGTCGTAGACGACGTTGTCCCCGCCCTCCCACGTCACGTCCAGCACCGCGCGGCCCTTCATCGCCGCCCAGGTGTTGTCCGCCACCACCGCCACGCCGCCCAGCGGCTGGAACAGGAAGGGCTTCTTCGCCGCGGGCAGCTCCACCACCTGCCGCACGCCCGGCACCGCCAGCGTCTTCGCCGCGTCGTAGCGGGCCACCCGGCCTCCCGCCACGGGCGGACGTGCGATGACCGCCGTGCGCATCCCCGGCAGCACCACGTCCGCGCCGAACACCGCCCGGCCCGTCACGATGTCCGGCCCGTCCAAGAGCGGCAGCTCCTTGCCCAGGTTCTTGAGCTCGCTGCGCGGCCGCAGCGTCACGGCCTCCTTCTTCGGGACCTTGAGCTTCGCCGCGTCGCTGGCCAGCTCGCCGAACCTGAGCGTCCGCTGCGTGCCCTTGTGGAACACCGCGTGGTCGCGCGCCTCGCACTCCGTGGGCGCCACCTTCCAACGCTTCGCCGCCACCGCGACCAGCATCGTGCGCGCCGTCGCGCCCGCGTAGCGCAGGTCGTCGAAGATCTTCCGCACGCTGCTGGAGCCGTCCGTGTTCTGGTCGCCGTAGGCCTCGTCGCCGTCGCCCTGGACCACCTTCACGTGGGCCATGTCCGCGCCCAGCTCGTCCGCGATGAGCACCGGCAGCGAGCTGCGCACGCCCTGCCCCATCTCCGAGCGGTGACAGACGATGGTCACCACGCCGTCCGGCGCCACGTGCACGAAGACGTTGGCGCGGAGCCCTTCCGTGGGCACCGCGGGCAGGGACGTGGGCATGGGCGCGGCGTGCGCCCTGTTGGGCAGCACCACCTCCAGCCCCAGGCCCCCGGCCACGAGGCCCATTCCCGCGAGCACCGAGCGGCGCGACAGACGGATGCGGATGTCTTGCATGGTGGGGGTCCTCACTCCGTCGGCAGTCCCGCCGCCTTCTTCACGGCGGTGCGGATGCGCGTGTACGTCCCGCAGCGGCAGAGGTTGCCCGCCAGGGATTGATCGATCTCCGCGTCGGTGGGCTTCGGCTTCTTCGCCAGCAGCGCCGCCGCCGTCATGATCTGCCCCGCCTGACAGAAGCCACACTGCGGCACCGCCAGGTCCACCCAGGCCTTCTGCAGCGGGTGCGAGCCATCCGGCGACAGCCCTTCAATGGTCATCACCTCGCGGCCCTCCGCGCGGCGCACCGGCGTCACGCACGAGCGCACCGCCGCGCCGTCGATGTGCACCACGCACGCCCCGCAGAGCGCCTGGCCGCAGCCGTACTTCGTCCCGGTCAACGTCAGCACGTCGCGCAGCGCCCAGAGCAGCGGCATCTCCGGATCCACGTCGAGCACATGCTCGGTTCCATTCACTCGCAGACGGATGCTCACGGTCGGCTCTCCTCGCGCGGGCACTCCGCGCCGTCCTTCACCCACGCGGCCATCAAGGCCCCGAACCCGGCCTGCGTTCCCGGCGCCGGCACCCGGTCCGCGCCCGGCTTCCAGCCCCAGCCCACCAGTTCGTCATGCGCGGAGTGCTCAATCAGCTCCGCCAGGCTCCTGCCGCCGTTGCGCGACGGGTCCTTCAGCTGTTCGCACAGCGAGCGCGGCGTGCGCCCCTCCCAGAACATCACCTTGGGCGCCAGGTGCCACTTGGGCGCTCCGGGGACCCGCGCCAGCTGCGCGTTGCGGTCCTGGTGACAGGAGGTGCACTCCAGGCCGGGCACGCCCTGGTCCTCGGGGCCCCGGGCCACCGGCGGATCATGAACCTGGCTCTTCTCCCCCTGCAGGGGGCTGTCACCCACGGGATGGCAGTTGACGCAGCGCGGATGCAGCATCACCCGGCTCGCCTCCAGGAACAGCGCCCGCGAGCGCTCCTTCTTGTCGCCGATGCTCGCGAAGGCCTCCGGCGTCCGGAGCGCTTGCGGATTCTCGGGCGGCGGCACCGCGGCGACATGCATCGCACGGCCTCCACATCCCGCGCCGAACAGGAGCGATAGCGACAACCCCGCCGCACCCGCGCCCAGCACGGCTCCCAGTGCTTTCGAGCGAAGACTCATCGTGCCCCGTCCATCCCTTCAGCCAGAGGTCGCCCGGCCTCATGCGCGGCGCCACCAGACCGGACGGTGCATGATGCCCGGATCCAGCCCTTCGCGAGCGTGTCAAAAAGCCCAATGGCCTGTGAAGGATTTCTTCACAACGGTTCGGCCCGGGAGTGCACGGCGCCGTCACGCGGCGTGGGGGACGGCGGCCTTCATGAAGGCTTCCGTGCCTCGGTGACACGGGCCGCTGGCGCGTTTGACGGAATGTCCTTATGGGGCCCCCGGGGCTTCGTGCAAGTGCGCGGAATCGCGTGCGCGAGGGGTTGGAACGCCGTGTGTATTGGGAAGCGCGCAAGGAGATAGCCCGCCATGCGCCAGAGCCCCGCGTCGTCCGTGTTCTCCCTCACCCGCCTCTTCGTCGAGCAGTGTGCCCGCTGGAGGCTGCGCGAGGAGGTCATCGCGTTCATCCTCGAGTTCGGCACTCCCGCCCGCGCGTGCGGTGCCACCCACCTCACCGTGCACGAGCGCGACCTGCCCGTGGCCCTTCGCGAGTCGTCACTGGCCCGGCAGGCGCGCGGGTGGATCC
It encodes:
- a CDS encoding xanthine dehydrogenase family protein molybdopterin-binding subunit, yielding MQDIRIRLSRRSVLAGMGLVAGGLGLEVVLPNRAHAAPMPTSLPAVPTEGLRANVFVHVAPDGVVTIVCHRSEMGQGVRSSLPVLIADELGADMAHVKVVQGDGDEAYGDQNTDGSSSVRKIFDDLRYAGATARTMLVAVAAKRWKVAPTECEARDHAVFHKGTQRTLRFGELASDAAKLKVPKKEAVTLRPRSELKNLGKELPLLDGPDIVTGRAVFGADVVLPGMRTAVIARPPVAGGRVARYDAAKTLAVPGVRQVVELPAAKKPFLFQPLGGVAVVADNTWAAMKGRAVLDVTWEGGDNVVYDSAAYREQLLEVIGKPGKVVRNVGDAEGALAKAAKRVQATYNTPHLAHAPMEPPAAVAKVENGTCEVWATTQNPQAARSEVAKALGLDPSKVTVHVTLLGGGFGRKSKPDYVVEAALVAKAVGAPVRLQWTREDDVRHDYYHSTSAQRLEAGLDANGKVVAWHQRIAFPPIGSTFADATFAGDGEMGQGILDLPLAIPDIRMENCEARAHTRIGWLRSVANIYHAFAVQSFIDELAHERGTDPRDTLLEVLGPSRIVTPKDLGVAKVPNYGQPIEEHPVDTARLRRVIERVTGLSRWDERKQQGRALGLAAHRSFLTYVAVVVSVVKDADERIRVDEAWIVADAGTIVNMERVRAQMEGAVVFGLSLGLYGAITMKDGATVESNFRDYRLARIAETPRKIHVDIIPSDGRPGGIGEPGVPPVAPALANAVFALTGTRVRELPLVKTVKV
- a CDS encoding (2Fe-2S)-binding protein, translating into MSIRLRVNGTEHVLDVDPEMPLLWALRDVLTLTGTKYGCGQALCGACVVHIDGAAVRSCVTPVRRAEGREVMTIEGLSPDGSHPLQKAWVDLAVPQCGFCQAGQIMTAAALLAKKPKPTDAEIDQSLAGNLCRCGTYTRIRTAVKKAAGLPTE
- a CDS encoding Isoquinoline 1-oxidoreductase subunit; translation: MSLRSKALGAVLGAGAAGLSLSLLFGAGCGGRAMHVAAVPPPENPQALRTPEAFASIGDKKERSRALFLEASRVMLHPRCVNCHPVGDSPLQGEKSQVHDPPVARGPEDQGVPGLECTSCHQDRNAQLARVPGAPKWHLAPKVMFWEGRTPRSLCEQLKDPSRNGGRSLAELIEHSAHDELVGWGWKPGADRVPAPGTQAGFGALMAAWVKDGAECPREESRP